The window AACCAGCCGGTCTCGGCGCGCGCGGTTCCTGAAAGGCTGAGAAACGTCGCGGCGACGACGATCAACGCGGCGGGCTTCGCGATCTTTCCAAAGGCGGGCATGGGCAAACTCCTATTCCGTCCCCTGCCAGACTAGAGCTGGCGCGATTCCGAGCGAGAGCAATCTAGGCAGTGCCTATAGACGTGGCAATTAACAACAAAGAAGCGCTCGCGTTCCCGGGCATTTTTCTGCGCGGTGCGACAACATCACCACAAACCTAGCGTCCATTGCGCCAAAAGAAAGGCCGCCTCGCGGGGAGGCGGCTCTGGCGGCCGAACATGCGGCCTTCAATCTCTGCTTCGATCAGAAAGTCAGACCGGAGATGTACACGGTGCGGTTGCACCAGAAGCAGTCAGGCTTCTCGGCCTTAGGAGCGGCAACCGCGACATGCTTGGCACGCGGGGTAACCACCGCCGGAGCAGCGCGCATCGGCTTCGCTTCATCGGCGGGCGAGACGTCGGTGGGCGCCATTGCCACGACCATCCGCTTGCCGGACTGGGCCTGCGCGGCAGTCATGCCGCTCATCGAAACAACCGTCAGTGCCAGCGCGGCCGGCATCGCAATTTTCTTGAAGAACGACATCACGCAACTCCTGTTTTTTATCCTGCTGGGCTTCGTTGGCCCGTGCGAATATCCCTTTCTCAAGTTGAGTTCGGAGTCACGCGAATCGCCGGAAAGCAGTAAGCGGCTGCCTAATGAGGGCGAGTCAGATTCAACTTAAATTTAAGGGGCCAATGCATAAAGGCGTTACGCTTCATTGGCGGGAAAGCTCCGCGCGCGGCGCCGGCGCGCGCGATGCTGCGGCGAATGTGCGTGGCACGACGTAAACAGCCTGTGGCCATGCAAGTTGTAAAAGCTTGATCGACTAATTCGCTACAAACTTATGGATCGTCGCGACACTTCGGCGACGCCTGCTTCGTCTGACGCGCTGGGAGCGGTGTCAGACTTTTTCAACCATGTTTCAATCAGTCGTCGACCGGTGTGAAGAGCTGGCCCCAATTATCCTTCCAGACGTCGTCCGGGTCCAACACCACGATCGCAACCTTCATCTCGTTGGCGAGCTTGATCGCTGCGAGGAGCGCATCGATCGCCGGCAATTCGGCGCTGACCCGGTCCTCGCTCAACCGGCCTTCACTCGCCGACGCGGGGAAGGTCACCAACCCCACTTCCCTGTCTCCGGATTTCTCTAGCGACAGGGTAATTGCGTCGGGCTGAACCTCACTGACACGTTCAAATCGATTTTTGGTCATGACCTGTTTCCAAATCTTCGGAGACCGCCGGGCATCTCCCACGATGCTAGAGCACGGGAAGGAACCTGGCCAGCGAGGCGTTGCCGCTGAAGGGCCTGACACGAACCTTTGTCCTCCTTTCGGACGACTAAACTGCTGACTTTCGGGTCCTCCAGATGTATGATTGACCTCAATATTTCATCTATTTGCTTGAGCACGCGATGCAAAAATTGCGGAATCTGTTGCGCTTGGCATGTGGCGCTGGGGCTCTGATCGCCGCGATCGGCGCGGCCTGCGCGGAAGACCTCGTCATCAAGCGATTTGGCGGCGGCAATTCGGCGGATGCGGTGGGCATCGCCGACGCCAGCGAGGACGTCGAACTGACCGGTCCGCAGGCGCTAACGACAGGTTCCGACGGCGACCTCTTCCTACTTGACCAGCTTAACCAGCGTATCGTGCGCTTCAACCCCAAGCGTCCGGCCGAAGATCCTAGCATCCTAGAAATGCCGGCCAGCGTTCAGCCCAACGATCTCGTCGTCCAGAGGGACGAGATCCTGGTCTGGGACGGGCGTATCCACACGCTGAAGGCATCAGCCGATCCCGTCTCCACGCGTGGCGTTGGCGGAAGCATCATGAAACTCGAAGAAGTCAGCACCCGCGCTGTTGACGACATCTTTGCCACTTCGGCTTTTGCCCAGATGGGTTCGCAGCCGGCCGGTAATCCGGTCGACCTGCTTGATCAGGAGACCCGGGCCGTAACCATCAAGAAGGGTCGACAGCCGAGCCGCCAATATGTGGCCTCACGGGGGCGGGGCTCCGTCATTGCTGATATCACGCCCGAGAAAAGCGACAGCAGTGTGCTGGTCGAAATTCGCAGCATGGACGGTAACGACGCCGTCGCTCAGATCCGTTTGCGGGTCAAGGACAAGCTCGGGGCGGTGGAATTCCTCGAGATCGACAACAGCGATCGCCTCTATATTCTCGCTGAGAACGTTCCCGACCAGGCCATGAATGCGGCAACCTTCGTGGCACGTTTCAGCCTCAACGGCGATCTCGACGGCATCTACGAATTGCCTTTGGAAAATACTCCGATTACGCGGCGCTTCGTGACTGTGTCCGGCGACGGCGACGTCTACTTCCTGCGCACTCAGAAGACCAGTGTCGATGTCGTCGGTGTCGGCTTCAAGCCTCTTCGCAATGCCAAGGTGATCGACGTGCGTCCGCGGATTCAGAACGCCGGTAGCGCGCCCTCTAGCAAGTTCACCGCGATCGCAGCCGTTCGGCCGTCCAATAGGCAACAGGTCATCGAAACCGCATTCGCGTTCGAGGGTCTCCAATGGCAGGTTACGGCACAGAACTATGGTCCCGATCCGGACACGGCGTGCACCGGTTTCAGCCGCATCCGCCGTCCATGGTATATGCAGGGGAAGGTCGGCCAGCAGGTGCGTGGAGTGCCGTATTGCTGGGGCTGCTATGGATCCTTGGCGAATTTCCAGGCCCAGGTGCAGCGTGGTGTGAAGGCCGGCAATGTGTGCACCCGTAACGACCCCCGCAATGATGTGGTCGGCGTCGACTGTTCGGCCTTCGTGAGCGCAACCTGGGGCCTCGCAGTGCACTATACCACCGCGGCCATCCCCGCTATCACCACGCCGGTCAGCGATCCCTGGCAGCTGCGGCCCGGCGATGCCCTGAACAAGCCCGGCTCCCACGTCATGCTGTTCCTGCGCTTCACGCCAGACCGCAAGGCGGAGGTCATGGAGTCCTCCACGGGCGGGTGTAATGGCCGTGTATGCCGCAACGTCTACCCCTTGGCTGCGCTACTGGCACGTGGCTATCAGCCGGTACGTTATAAGGCTCTTGCCGACGACAACCTGGTCGTCGCGCAAGGTAGCCTGCCGGGCGACCAGCCGGACAAGCCGAAGACCGAGAAGGATGTGGGGCCTGCCCATTCCGGTCGGCATCGGCGCCATAGGTAATTGCCTCCGATCCATTGCGTTTACCCGCGAGCCGAAGGCCTCGGGAGCTTTGCAGAACTGTGCGTGCACAAAAAAACAGCGCGAAGACCAGGCCTTAAGATTCAGGATTAAAAAAACTGTGTCTTTGTTCCACTTCACCCTTTGTTGTATAAAACCTTTTTGCTGCTTCAAACGACGACTTTTATAGATCGACCATTCTGGGCGTAAAATGATTAGGCACATTTCTTCGAAACAATGTTTCCTGGCAACCTTTCTAGCGGGCCTATTGGCTGCAACCCCAGCGCAAGCAACCGACTGCAAATCACTCCTGGGTATCTTCAATCAAGCCATTGATGAAGCACGTGAATCCGACGGGCAGGCTTTGATCGACCAGATCGCTAGCAGTGCCGAGTGCGGCCAGTATCAGACTGCGGCGCAGTATCGTTTGGGCGCCTTGCGACTTTCGGCCGCCCAGATCCTAATGGCGCGCGGTCGTCCGGTCGCAGAGTACGAACGGCTGCTGACGGCAGCTGAAGCGCCAGAGGTGCTTTGGCAGGCCTCGGCGACGCTAGGCGAGGTCCGGTACGGCGCACGCCGCTTTGCCGAAGCCGCAGAGGCCTATGACCGCGCGATTGCCATCGTCAACAACGAAACGCTGACCCCGACCCGGCCTGAGAAATTCGAGATCGACGGGCTGATCAGCCGCTCCGGGCAGGCCCGGCTGCTCGCGGCGAACGTCAAGATGGCCGATGGCGGCTCGGCGTTCGTCCCGACCGCCAAGAATCAGCGTGACGGCACGCTCGGTGGGATTTATTCCCGTTCCGTGCGCGGGATCGTTCCGCAGGTGGTCCAGGTTCCGATCACTTTTGACTACGCCAAGACAACTTTCACACCGATCGGGGAGCAGGCCGCGCGTGAGCTTGCGCAGGCGCTGAAAGAGCAGTCGCCGTTGCGCATCCAGCTTGTCGGCCATACGGATGTCCGCGGCAGCGAAGAAACCAACATGAAGTTGTCGGCGGCGCGTGCTGAGGCAGTCGCAGAGTTCCTGAAGCAAGCTGGCGTCACGGCCACCATCGAGATCAAGGGGGTGGGCGCGACCGAGCCGCTCAACATCATGGACTCGTCAGGGCTGAACCAGGACGATATTTATGCTTTAAACCGGCGGGTGGAATTCATTCGCCAATAGGGTGCCGATCATGTCAGCCATTCGCGTCGCACTCACAGTCTTCTGCGTGTTCACCTTCTCGATCGCGTCAGCCTCGGCCAATCCGTCACTGCCCTTATTTCTGAAGAATCCCGATGGGGCCGCGATCCGGGCGCTCGTAATTGGCATCGACGCTTATCAGCATGTGCGCCCGCTAAAGGGCTCGGTTGCCGATGCCCGCGACATCGAAGGCGCGCTCCGCTCGATGGGCACGACCGATGTTATCACCTTGATCGATGGGCAGGCCAACCGCACCAGCGTCCTACAAAGCATCAGCGCGCTCGTGCAGCGAACCAATCCGAATGACCAGATTATCCTGTCGATTGCGGGGCACGGCGCTCAGGAGCCCGAGACCATCAAGGGATCGGAGCCGGACGGCATGCAAGACGTGTTCCTGCTCTCCGGCTTCGAGCCAACCCCGGAAGGATCCAAGCAGCGCATTCTCGGCAGTGAATTCAATCACTTCATCCGCCAGTTCGAATTGCGCGGCGCCAAAGTGCTGTTCGTGGCCGATACCTGTCATGGCGGCGGCATGGCCCGCGAGGTTGACCCGCGGGCGGCGCAGATGAGCTTCCGGCAAGTCCCGACCTATACGCTCACCGTCGACAAGCTCGTGCCTGTTCAGAACGAGAATGATCCGGTCACAGATCTCGATTTGGATCGCACCACTTTTCTTGCGGCTGTTGACCGCAACACGAAGGCGCCTGAAGTCAAGATCCCCGCTATTGACGGGCTGCGCGGTGCACTCAGCTACGCCGTGGCGCGCGCACTCGAAGGGAGCGCGGATGCCAATGGCGATGGGAAAATCACTTTGAGCGAGCTCTTCAGCAACGTTCGCCAAGTTGTTTATCAACTGTCCGACCAGCGTCAGAACATTGTTACCAAGAGCTCTCCCGGCAGTTCCTCGAGCAACAATGTGGTTTTTCAGCTGACGCGCGGCTTGACAGTACAGCCACCGGCAAACCTGCCTAACGGTCCGCAGGTGGCGATGGCCGATGCGAACCCGAAGGCGTCTTCCAGAGCCGCTCCGGCGATTTCGGCGGCGCCCGCCGCTCCGGAGCCTCAAAAATCCGATCTAGTGGCCAACAAGATCATGACGCCCATCAGGCTTGCAGCACTCGATGGCAACAGCAAAAACTTCCCGAACTTCTCGTCCCGAGAAACCACAGTCGAGATTGTGCCTCCGCTTGAAAATCCGGATTTGATCTGGGACCCGAAGTCGCGCGACGTGATCTCCTGGGGTGACGTGATTGCTTATCAGATTGATCCGGCCGAGCTCGTCACAGTCATCGACCGCACCGCTGCGATCAGGGAGTTGAAACGAATCGCGACCAAGTCTCCGCAGCCGGTGCGTATTGCTCCCGATGACGCCCAGCATCACAATGACGAACCGGTCCAGATCGAAATGACGGATGTCGCCGGACGCTCGGTCATCCTGTTCGACATCTCCGGTGACGGCACGATCCAGATGCTGTATCCGATCGGTTCCGACGCGGCGCCGACGCAGACGGGAAGCCTGCGCCTTCCTTTGCGGGTTCGCGGGCCCTTTGGCGCCGAACAGGTGGTCGTCATCAGCACGACGCAGCGGCTGGTCGATCTCGAGCAGGCTCTCCTGCAGCTCAACAGGCGGAAGTCACCGGGGCAGATGATCAAGGTCATGGCGAAGTACCTACCGGCGGATGCACGCGTGGGCTCGATCGGATTCTTTACTGCACCCTGAACTGCACTTTGAGGTCGGGCATGTTGCCACGCAGCATCTGCGAAGCGCTTCTCAAAGGTGCGCTCCTGTCTCTCCTGGGGACGCCGGCCAACGCAGCCGTAATGATTCTGGAAGGGGGCAATCCCTCCCCTTCAAATTCGCCGCCCGCGGTCCTGACTCCGCCGCCAGCAGCGTCCGCGCCTTCTCCAGGAAACGCATCCTCCCGACCCACGCTGATGCCCTCGCCAGCGCCTGGCGAAACGCCACGGGCCCCCTCGATAGCGCCTTCACCGTCCGCAGCGGCATCTCCAGCTTCGGCGGAAACCCCAGAGCCGATTGCGCCTGCCGTACCGACTGGCACAACAGCTCCCGCGATGCTCGACCTCGCCGGTGTAACCCCATCCAATCAGGCCGAACTGTCGGTCCAGATGCTACCAGGCCAGACCGTTACGGTGGGCTCATACGTGTCGTTCAAGATCAGCAGCAAAAAATTGGGCTATCTGGTCCTGGTCGACGTGGATGTGAGAGGACATCTGACCCAAATTTATCCCAATACAGCCGCGCTTGCGCGCACCAAGCGAACCAACGGTAACCTGATCAAGCCGGGCAACCCGCTGACGGTCCCTCTTCCCACTGACCCCTACGCCGGCGTGCGCTATCTGGTATCCCCACCTAACGGTCAAGCAATGATCGTCGGCATCCTGAGTGCAGCCCCCGTCCAGATCCTCGATCTGCCCGACGTTCCGGCCGAGATCCTCGGCAAGCCCGATGCGATTGTGGCGTATCTGTACAAGCGCGTGCGCGAATTGCGCGTTCCCGACGAGGACAATCAGCTGCGGGAAACCAAATGGTCTTTCGATGCGCATCCTTATACAATCCAGTGACGTCCAGCTGAGAACTTGAAAGGAGTCGAGCGAGCCATGGATTGGCCTGTGATTGGCGCCGTGACAGCCGTGGCCATTGTCGGTGGGGCGGTGACTTACGAGGCGGTCACCCTGCTGAGATCCGACTTGGCCTCCGCGAAGACACCGCATGTTTTGGCGAGCTACGGTACCTCGGTCGAGCGCACGGCGTATGACATTCCCGGTTTCGGCAACGGCTCTGCCGAGCGCACGCTTAGCTTTCCGCTGATCCGCCTGATTGATCCGGATCGCGCGCCCGACCCAGCGAGCGCAACGCCGGTCCTTCCGCCGTCGAGCAAGGCGCCGGACGGCAACGCACAGCGCAGGCCGCCGGTTCTGCAGGAGACAGCCAAGGCGGCGCTGCCTCTTTCAAGCCAACCCAAACTCGCCAAGTTGACACCGACTGAAACTTCTACTCCGGCGCCGTCTCAGGCCTTGGCGCCAGCGCGCGCCGAGCAATGGCGCGTCGTTGCGACGGCAAATGCAAATTTCCGAAATCTTGGCGGCCACATCGACGCGGCCGGCATAGTTGATGGCATGGCAACTCCATATCTGAGGGATGCACTTCGACAGCACAGCAGATTTGCGCAGCTGCCCCCTGATATCAAAACACAGATATTGACGCAGAACATCGACCTGCCGAGGTTGGCGCCATATCGCGGACTGATCGGCATGGATGACCGCATCCTTGATCAAGAGCAGGGCGTCAAATTCATCAGGATCCGCTAAACAGCGTCATTTATTGGCCCGAGTTGCGCGAGGTCTAACCGGCCTGTGCCGCAAATGGCGGTGGGGCGAGCGGAGGCCGGCCCTTTTGCGACGTCTCTGGTGGCTATTGCAGTTCGCGAACCAATCGGAAGCCGTTGGCGTAATAGCGCACATCGAGATCGTAACGGAAACGTGCTGCCGAGGCGGCGAGGTTCGCCTTGTTGGCGAACGAGCCTCCTCTCAGCACCTTCTGACCGCATTGACCTGTCACCCAGGCGGACCCGTCCTTGGGCGCTTTCGCATAATTGTCATTCCAACAGTCTTCGACCCACTCATAGGCATTGCCGGAGGTGTCGTAGAGACCGAAGCCGTTGGGTCTGAACGAGCCCACCGGGACCGCCTTATGCGAGGCCGTCGCATCGCAATCCTCGCAATTGGCGTTGCCGCGACCAATATCCTTGCCCCACCAGAACGTCGAAGTGGTGCCAGCGCGCGCTGCATATTCCCATTCGGCTTCCGTCGGCAAACGATATTTCCGTCCTGTCTTTTGCGAAATCCAGGCGGCGAACACGCGTGCATCTTCCCAGCTAATCCCGATAACTGGCTGGCTGCCTCGTCCCCAGCCGTGATCATCTCCGCGCGTCTTGCAGGCGCCATCATTTGCGCAAGCATCCCATTCAGCAAATGTGATTTCGCGTCGACCAATTGCGAAGGATGCAGCGATAGAGACGCGATGCGGCGGTGAAGTATAGGGTGTTTCGCGACTTCCCATTTCGAAATCGCCGGCCGGAACGACGACAAGCTCGGGGCAGTCAGGGCAATCGCGGAACACTTCGCCAGGCAAAGGAACCGGTTGCTGTGTGATCGCCACCGGCGTTCCCCGCAGCTCGAATGGAGCCTTGGTGTCCAGAGGCATCGCAGCCAGATGGCCCGCGAAGAACAAGTAGATTAAGATCATTCTTTCCATCGCTTTTTAGCTACTCTGACGCAACGCATTCTGACACCAGAATGCTCGTCACGATGCGATACACGCGCGGTCGACAGATCAACGCAGAGGTCGTTGGCTACCTGCAAGTCTATTGCAACATATAGGTATTCACTATAGAATTTTAGTCTGGTCTTTCGCACCGCCT of the Bradyrhizobium sp. WSM1417 genome contains:
- a CDS encoding caspase family protein — protein: MSAIRVALTVFCVFTFSIASASANPSLPLFLKNPDGAAIRALVIGIDAYQHVRPLKGSVADARDIEGALRSMGTTDVITLIDGQANRTSVLQSISALVQRTNPNDQIILSIAGHGAQEPETIKGSEPDGMQDVFLLSGFEPTPEGSKQRILGSEFNHFIRQFELRGAKVLFVADTCHGGGMAREVDPRAAQMSFRQVPTYTLTVDKLVPVQNENDPVTDLDLDRTTFLAAVDRNTKAPEVKIPAIDGLRGALSYAVARALEGSADANGDGKITLSELFSNVRQVVYQLSDQRQNIVTKSSPGSSSSNNVVFQLTRGLTVQPPANLPNGPQVAMADANPKASSRAAPAISAAPAAPEPQKSDLVANKIMTPIRLAALDGNSKNFPNFSSRETTVEIVPPLENPDLIWDPKSRDVISWGDVIAYQIDPAELVTVIDRTAAIRELKRIATKSPQPVRIAPDDAQHHNDEPVQIEMTDVAGRSVILFDISGDGTIQMLYPIGSDAAPTQTGSLRLPLRVRGPFGAEQVVVISTTQRLVDLEQALLQLNRRKSPGQMIKVMAKYLPADARVGSIGFFTAP
- a CDS encoding OmpA family protein, which produces MAATPAQATDCKSLLGIFNQAIDEARESDGQALIDQIASSAECGQYQTAAQYRLGALRLSAAQILMARGRPVAEYERLLTAAEAPEVLWQASATLGEVRYGARRFAEAAEAYDRAIAIVNNETLTPTRPEKFEIDGLISRSGQARLLAANVKMADGGSAFVPTAKNQRDGTLGGIYSRSVRGIVPQVVQVPITFDYAKTTFTPIGEQAARELAQALKEQSPLRIQLVGHTDVRGSEETNMKLSAARAEAVAEFLKQAGVTATIEIKGVGATEPLNIMDSSGLNQDDIYALNRRVEFIRQ
- a CDS encoding formylglycine-generating enzyme family protein, with protein sequence MILIYLFFAGHLAAMPLDTKAPFELRGTPVAITQQPVPLPGEVFRDCPDCPELVVVPAGDFEMGSRETPYTSPPHRVSIAASFAIGRREITFAEWDACANDGACKTRGDDHGWGRGSQPVIGISWEDARVFAAWISQKTGRKYRLPTEAEWEYAARAGTTSTFWWGKDIGRGNANCEDCDATASHKAVPVGSFRPNGFGLYDTSGNAYEWVEDCWNDNYAKAPKDGSAWVTGQCGQKVLRGGSFANKANLAASAARFRYDLDVRYYANGFRLVRELQ
- a CDS encoding DUF4384 domain-containing protein encodes the protein MLDLAGVTPSNQAELSVQMLPGQTVTVGSYVSFKISSKKLGYLVLVDVDVRGHLTQIYPNTAALARTKRTNGNLIKPGNPLTVPLPTDPYAGVRYLVSPPNGQAMIVGILSAAPVQILDLPDVPAEILGKPDAIVAYLYKRVRELRVPDEDNQLRETKWSFDAHPYTIQ